From Streptomyces asiaticus, one genomic window encodes:
- a CDS encoding S16 family serine protease encodes MPAVSPRARTLALCSAPVLALLAVAAFAPLPFTVAQPGSTVNVLGSDRGKPVISVSGTGTRKTAGQLRMTTILATGPEATVRVKDVVSGWFATDRAVMPHDSVYVGGTTKQIERHNAEEMEESQSSATSAALGYLHRSPRDVKVTLRLADVGGPSAGLLFSLGIVDKLDGDGRGGDLTGGRTIAGTGTIDAKGKVGAVGGVPLKTQAAKRDGATVFLVPKAECADATAELPKGLRLIPVTTLKGAVTALRALRSGGAVPHC; translated from the coding sequence ATGCCTGCCGTCTCCCCCCGCGCCCGCACCCTCGCGCTCTGCTCCGCACCCGTGCTCGCCCTGCTCGCGGTGGCCGCGTTCGCGCCGCTGCCGTTCACCGTGGCCCAGCCCGGTTCGACCGTGAACGTCCTGGGCTCCGACCGCGGCAAGCCGGTGATCAGCGTCTCGGGGACCGGCACCCGCAAGACCGCCGGGCAGTTGCGGATGACGACGATCCTGGCGACCGGCCCGGAGGCCACCGTGCGGGTGAAGGACGTCGTCAGCGGCTGGTTCGCCACCGACCGCGCCGTCATGCCGCATGACTCGGTCTACGTCGGCGGCACCACCAAGCAGATCGAGCGGCACAACGCCGAGGAGATGGAGGAGTCCCAGTCCTCGGCCACCAGCGCCGCGCTCGGCTACCTCCACCGCTCCCCGCGCGACGTCAAGGTCACCCTGCGCCTCGCCGACGTCGGCGGTCCGAGCGCCGGGCTGCTCTTCTCCCTCGGCATCGTCGACAAGCTGGACGGCGACGGCCGCGGCGGCGACCTCACCGGCGGCCGGACGATCGCGGGCACCGGCACCATCGACGCCAAGGGCAAGGTCGGGGCCGTGGGCGGGGTCCCGCTGAAGACGCAGGCCGCCAAGCGGGACGGCGCCACGGTCTTCCTGGTGCCGAAGGCCGAGTGCGCCGACGCCACGGCCGAATTGCCCAAGGGGCTGCGGCTGATCCCCGTCACCACCCTCAAGGGTGCGGTGACGGCTCTGCGGGCGCTGCGGTCGGGCGGCGCGGTCCCGCACTGCTGA
- a CDS encoding IclR family transcriptional regulator: MTAETSQTLDRGLRVLKLLADTDHGLTVTELSNKLGVNRTVVYRLLATLEQHSLVRRDIGGRARVGLGVLQLGRQVHPLVREAALPALRSLAEDVGATAHLTLVDGTEALAVAVVEPTWTDYHVAYRAGFRHPLDRGAAGRAILAARAGRPDDPGYALTHGELEAGASGAAAPLVGVTGIEGSVGVVMLCDSVPERVGPRVVDAAREVSDALR, from the coding sequence GTGACCGCGGAGACCTCTCAGACGCTCGATCGGGGACTGCGCGTCCTCAAACTGCTCGCCGACACCGACCACGGGCTGACCGTGACCGAGCTGTCCAACAAGCTCGGCGTCAACCGCACCGTGGTCTACCGGCTGCTGGCCACCCTCGAGCAGCACTCCCTGGTCCGCCGGGACATCGGCGGGCGAGCGCGCGTCGGGCTCGGGGTGCTCCAGCTCGGCCGTCAGGTGCATCCGCTCGTACGGGAGGCGGCGCTGCCCGCGCTGCGCTCCCTCGCCGAGGACGTCGGCGCGACCGCCCACCTCACCCTGGTCGACGGCACCGAGGCACTCGCCGTAGCGGTCGTCGAGCCGACCTGGACCGACTACCACGTGGCCTACCGGGCCGGATTCCGGCATCCGCTCGACCGGGGCGCCGCCGGGCGCGCGATCCTCGCCGCCCGCGCCGGCCGCCCCGACGACCCCGGGTACGCCCTCACCCACGGCGAACTGGAAGCGGGCGCGAGCGGCGCGGCCGCCCCGCTCGTCGGGGTGACGGGGATAGAGGGCAGCGTCGGAGTCGTGATGCTCTGCGACTCGGTCCCGGAGCGGGTCGGCCCCCGCGTGGTCGACGCGGCCCGAGAGGTCTCGGACGCCTTGAGGTGA
- a CDS encoding DEAD/DEAH box helicase — protein MSTTAASTSHHLSPAFPGRAPWGTASKLRAWQQGALDKYIQEQPRDFLAVATPGAGKTTFALTLASWLLHHHVVQQVTVVAPTEHLKKQWAEAAARIGIKLDPEYSAGPLSREYHGIAITYAGVGVRPMLHRNRIEQRKTLVILDEIHHAGDSRSWGEACLEAFEPATRRLALTGTPFRSDTNPIPFVTYEEGNDGIRRSSADYTYGYGSALGDGVVRPVIFLSYSGNMRWRTKAGDEIEARLGEPMTKDAVSQAWRTALDPRGDWMPNVLRAADQRLSEVRKGIPDAGALVIASDQDSARAYAKLIREITGTKATLVLSDEAAASQRIEDFSHSDDRWMVAVRMVSEGVDVPRLAVGVYATTISTPLFFAQAVGRFVRSRRRGETASVFLPTIPNLLGFANEMEVERDHVLDKPKKDGEEENPYAEEEKLLEEAEKQQDEDTGEQDQLPFEALESDAVFDRVLYDGAEFGMQAHPGSEEEQDYLGIPGLLEPDQVQMLLQKRQAKQIAHSRKKPDTEADLLELPAERRPVVTHKELLELRKELNSLVGAYVHQSGKPHGVIHTELRRVCGGPPSAEATAGQIRERIKKVREWATRMR, from the coding sequence GTGAGTACTACTGCCGCCTCCACCAGCCATCACCTCTCGCCCGCCTTCCCCGGCCGGGCGCCTTGGGGTACCGCGAGCAAGCTGCGCGCCTGGCAGCAGGGTGCGTTGGACAAGTACATCCAGGAGCAGCCGCGGGACTTCCTCGCGGTGGCGACCCCCGGGGCCGGGAAGACCACCTTCGCCCTGACCCTCGCCTCCTGGCTGCTGCACCACCATGTCGTCCAGCAGGTGACGGTCGTCGCGCCGACCGAGCACCTGAAGAAGCAGTGGGCGGAGGCCGCCGCCCGGATCGGCATCAAGCTGGACCCGGAGTACAGCGCGGGCCCGCTGAGCCGCGAGTACCACGGCATCGCCATCACCTACGCGGGTGTCGGCGTCCGGCCCATGCTGCACCGCAACCGGATCGAGCAGCGCAAGACGCTGGTCATCCTCGACGAGATCCACCACGCCGGTGACTCCCGCTCCTGGGGCGAGGCGTGTCTGGAGGCGTTCGAGCCGGCCACCCGGCGGCTCGCGCTCACCGGCACCCCGTTCCGGTCCGACACCAACCCCATCCCCTTCGTCACCTACGAAGAGGGCAACGACGGCATCCGGCGCTCCTCGGCCGACTACACCTACGGCTACGGCAGCGCGCTGGGGGACGGCGTCGTGCGCCCCGTCATCTTCCTCTCCTACAGCGGCAACATGCGCTGGCGCACCAAGGCGGGCGACGAGATCGAGGCGCGGCTCGGCGAGCCGATGACCAAGGACGCCGTCTCCCAGGCGTGGCGCACCGCGCTCGATCCGCGCGGCGACTGGATGCCGAACGTGCTGCGCGCCGCCGACCAGCGGCTGTCCGAGGTCCGCAAGGGCATCCCGGACGCGGGGGCGCTCGTCATCGCCTCCGACCAGGACTCGGCCCGCGCCTACGCCAAGCTCATCCGCGAGATCACCGGCACCAAGGCGACGCTCGTGCTCTCCGACGAGGCGGCGGCGTCCCAGCGGATCGAGGACTTCAGCCACTCCGACGACCGCTGGATGGTCGCGGTCCGCATGGTGTCCGAGGGCGTGGACGTGCCCCGGCTGGCGGTCGGGGTGTACGCGACCACCATCTCCACCCCGCTCTTCTTCGCCCAGGCCGTCGGCCGTTTCGTACGGTCGCGGCGGCGCGGCGAGACCGCGTCCGTCTTCCTCCCCACCATTCCGAACCTGCTCGGCTTCGCCAATGAGATGGAGGTCGAGCGCGATCACGTCCTGGACAAGCCGAAGAAGGACGGCGAGGAGGAGAACCCGTACGCGGAGGAGGAGAAGCTCCTCGAGGAGGCCGAGAAGCAGCAGGACGAGGACACCGGAGAGCAGGACCAACTCCCCTTCGAGGCACTGGAGTCGGACGCGGTCTTCGACCGGGTGCTGTACGACGGCGCCGAGTTCGGCATGCAGGCGCATCCGGGCAGCGAGGAGGAGCAGGACTACCTGGGCATCCCGGGGCTCCTCGAACCCGACCAGGTGCAGATGCTGCTCCAGAAGCGGCAGGCCAAGCAGATCGCGCACAGCCGCAAGAAGCCGGATACGGAGGCGGATCTGCTGGAGCTTCCGGCGGAGCGGCGGCCGGTGGTCACCCACAAGGAGCTGCTGGAGCTGCGCAAGGAGCTCAACTCGCTGGTGGGGGCGTATGTCCACCAGAGCGGGAAGCCGCATGGCGTGATCCACACGGAGCTGCGCCGGGTGTGCGGTGGGCCGCCGAGTGCGGAGGCGACGGCGGGGCAGATCCGTGAGCGGATCAAGAAGGTCCGGGAGTGGGCAACGCGCATGCGCTGA
- a CDS encoding type II toxin-antitoxin system death-on-curing family toxin produces the protein MHYLTLPELLNLAERLGADEVRDYGLLESALARPQASVFGQDAYPDVWQKAAALMESLARNHALVDGNKRLSWYATWVFLHINGHPLHADFDVDEAERFVLSVCQGELDVPKIAEGLTRFTNGM, from the coding sequence ATGCACTACCTCACCCTGCCCGAGCTGCTGAACCTCGCGGAGCGGCTCGGGGCCGACGAGGTGCGCGACTACGGGCTGCTGGAGTCCGCTCTGGCCCGTCCGCAGGCGAGCGTGTTCGGCCAGGACGCCTACCCGGACGTGTGGCAGAAGGCGGCGGCGCTGATGGAGTCGCTGGCCCGAAACCACGCCTTGGTGGACGGCAACAAGCGGCTCTCCTGGTACGCGACCTGGGTCTTCCTCCACATCAACGGGCATCCACTGCACGCGGACTTCGACGTCGACGAGGCCGAGCGTTTCGTGCTGAGCGTCTGCCAGGGCGAGCTGGACGTGCCGAAGATCGCGGAGGGGCTGACCCGGTTCACCAACGGAATGTGA
- a CDS encoding Arc family DNA-binding protein yields MAALNLRFTDEELDALRKRAEAEGRSMQSFAHDAVIAAINEHSRLFNEAAAHVLRASEELNRRLA; encoded by the coding sequence ATGGCAGCGCTGAATCTACGCTTTACGGACGAAGAGCTCGACGCACTGCGCAAACGCGCGGAGGCGGAGGGCCGGAGTATGCAGTCGTTCGCCCACGACGCGGTGATCGCTGCGATCAATGAGCACTCCCGGCTGTTCAACGAGGCCGCCGCCCATGTGTTGCGGGCGAGTGAAGAGCTCAACCGGAGGCTCGCCTGA
- a CDS encoding MFS transporter gives MTPRDPLDVGAADAAVTDGALPPQAAAASAVHPEPAAGGLGPAEAGDLDPADDGDTGGTGDTVLGRRYRALTLGIVSVVSLIAFEASAVNTAMPVAARALDGVELYAYAFSAYFTASLFAMALSGEWCDRKGPLAPLFAGIAAFAAGLLVAGSAQRMWMFVGGRAVQGIGGGLVIVALYVVVGRAYPQRLQPAVLASFSAAWVLPVIVGPLAAGTVTEHVGWRWVFLAIPVLVLPPLAVMLPALRALSPSELSAGMNRRRILLALAVAVGAGLLQYAGQDLSWLSLVPAAAGLALLVPCVLRLLPKGTFRAARGLPSVILLRGVAAGSFLGAESFVPLMLVTQRGLSATAAGLCLTGGGLTWALGSYTQSRPRLEPHRERLMGLGMLLMAVSIAMVLLALTDSVPAWIVAVAWVIGGYGMGLTISSGSVLLLKLSRPEDAGSNSASLQVSDALGNITLVGLSGVLFVTFGGGEIAPTGTAATHQPAAFGAVYVAMAAVALAGVWVTTRLRPDIR, from the coding sequence ATGACCCCTCGCGACCCCCTCGACGTCGGTGCCGCCGACGCCGCCGTCACGGACGGCGCCCTGCCACCCCAGGCGGCCGCCGCCTCCGCCGTCCACCCCGAGCCGGCAGCCGGGGGCCTCGGTCCGGCGGAAGCCGGTGACCTGGACCCGGCGGACGACGGTGACACCGGTGGCACCGGCGACACCGTACTGGGGAGGCGCTACCGCGCTCTCACCCTCGGCATCGTCAGCGTCGTCTCCCTCATCGCCTTCGAGGCGAGCGCGGTCAACACCGCGATGCCGGTCGCGGCCCGCGCGCTGGACGGGGTCGAGCTCTACGCGTACGCCTTCTCCGCCTACTTCACCGCGAGCCTGTTCGCGATGGCCCTGTCGGGGGAGTGGTGCGACCGCAAGGGGCCGCTGGCGCCGCTGTTCGCCGGGATCGCGGCGTTCGCGGCCGGGCTGCTGGTGGCGGGTTCGGCACAGCGGATGTGGATGTTCGTGGGCGGCCGGGCGGTGCAGGGCATAGGCGGCGGGCTGGTGATCGTCGCGCTGTACGTGGTGGTGGGTCGCGCCTATCCGCAGCGGCTCCAGCCCGCCGTGCTGGCGTCCTTCTCCGCCGCCTGGGTGCTGCCGGTCATCGTCGGCCCGCTCGCCGCCGGGACCGTCACCGAACACGTGGGCTGGCGCTGGGTGTTCCTCGCCATCCCGGTGCTGGTGCTGCCGCCGCTCGCGGTGATGCTCCCCGCGCTGCGCGCCCTGTCCCCGAGCGAGCTCTCCGCGGGCATGAACCGGCGCCGCATCCTGCTCGCGCTCGCCGTCGCGGTGGGTGCCGGGCTGCTCCAGTACGCGGGCCAGGACCTCAGCTGGCTCTCCCTCGTCCCGGCCGCCGCCGGGCTCGCCCTGCTCGTCCCATGCGTACTGCGGCTGCTGCCCAAGGGCACCTTCCGCGCCGCCCGCGGCCTGCCCTCGGTGATCCTGCTGCGCGGGGTGGCGGCGGGGTCCTTCCTGGGTGCGGAGAGCTTCGTCCCGCTGATGCTGGTGACCCAGCGCGGCCTGTCCGCGACCGCCGCCGGGCTCTGCCTCACCGGCGGTGGCCTCACCTGGGCCCTGGGCTCCTACACCCAGAGCCGCCCCCGCCTGGAGCCGCACCGCGAACGGCTGATGGGCCTCGGCATGCTCCTCATGGCCGTCTCCATCGCCATGGTGCTCCTGGCCCTCACCGACTCCGTCCCCGCCTGGATCGTCGCCGTGGCCTGGGTGATCGGCGGCTACGGAATGGGGCTGACCATCTCCAGCGGGAGCGTGCTGCTGCTGAAGCTCTCCCGCCCGGAGGACGCGGGCAGCAACTCCGCCTCCCTCCAGGTCTCCGACGCGCTCGGCAACATCACGCTGGTCGGCCTCAGCGGTGTCCTCTTCGTCACCTTCGGTGGCGGCGAGATCGCCCCCACCGGCACCGCGGCCACCCACCAGCCGGCCGCCTTCGGGGCGGTCTATGTGGCGATGGCGGCGGTGGCGCTGGCGGGCGTCTGGGTGACGACTCGGTTGCGGCCCGACATCCGTTAG
- a CDS encoding YeiH family protein: MTLAAAPGRARQAAGWRPPAPAYGLGLAAAGVATAWGVHRLLPAVPLLTAAVVLGIVAAHLPGARGLVRGVCRAGLSLAGKRLMRLGIVLLGLKLSLNDVLGLGWATVAMVLGVVAATFCGTWWLGRRMGLRGDQPLLIATGYSICGASAIGAVSEVSDSDERDVATSVALVTLCGTLAIAVLPLLQHPLGLGDEAFGRWVGASVHDVGQVVATAQTAGPSALGDAVLVKLVRVALLAPLVAALATSVRARGRAKRTEGQAAQGEETQRRRPPLVPLFVLGFLAMTALRSTDVLSTTVLDTAATAQELLLAAALFGLGSAVHLPSLTRTGARVAALGLCAWVVIAGASYGGVLLTT; this comes from the coding sequence GTGACGCTCGCGGCCGCGCCCGGCCGGGCGCGGCAGGCTGCCGGATGGCGGCCGCCCGCCCCGGCGTACGGGCTCGGGCTGGCCGCGGCCGGGGTCGCGACCGCCTGGGGCGTCCACCGGCTGCTCCCCGCCGTCCCCCTGCTGACCGCCGCCGTGGTGCTGGGCATCGTCGCCGCGCATCTGCCGGGGGCGCGCGGCCTGGTCCGGGGCGTCTGCCGGGCCGGGCTCTCGCTCGCCGGGAAGCGTCTGATGCGCCTGGGCATCGTGCTGCTCGGCCTCAAACTCAGCCTGAACGATGTGCTGGGCCTGGGCTGGGCCACCGTGGCGATGGTCCTGGGCGTGGTCGCGGCCACCTTCTGCGGCACCTGGTGGCTCGGTCGCCGGATGGGGCTGCGCGGTGACCAGCCGCTGTTGATCGCCACCGGCTACTCGATCTGCGGGGCGTCCGCGATCGGCGCGGTGAGCGAGGTGTCGGACAGCGATGAGCGCGATGTGGCCACCTCCGTGGCGCTGGTGACGCTCTGCGGCACGCTCGCCATCGCCGTTCTGCCGCTGCTCCAGCACCCCTTGGGGCTCGGCGACGAGGCGTTCGGCCGGTGGGTGGGGGCCAGCGTGCACGACGTGGGCCAGGTGGTGGCCACCGCACAGACCGCGGGGCCGTCGGCGCTGGGCGACGCGGTGCTGGTCAAGCTGGTGCGGGTGGCCCTGCTCGCCCCGCTGGTCGCGGCGCTCGCGACGTCCGTACGGGCGCGGGGGCGCGCCAAGCGGACGGAGGGCCAGGCGGCACAGGGCGAGGAGACGCAGCGGCGGCGGCCGCCGCTGGTGCCGCTCTTCGTCCTCGGCTTCCTCGCCATGACGGCCCTGCGCAGCACGGACGTCCTGTCCACCACCGTGCTGGACACCGCAGCCACGGCCCAGGAACTCCTCCTCGCCGCCGCCCTCTTCGGCCTGGGCAGCGCCGTCCACCTGCCCTCCCTCACCCGCACCGGCGCCCGGGTCGCCGCGCTGGGGCTGTGCGCGTGGGTGGTGATCGCGGGCGCGTCGTACGGGGGCGTCCTGCTCACCACGTAG